The following proteins are co-located in the Legionella busanensis genome:
- a CDS encoding helix-turn-helix domain-containing protein, whose protein sequence is MTTISNEVGDNTASSSLAASVTQSVQKYFAELKGTDPVDLYQFVLEEIETPLFRAVMEHCKYNQSRAAVMLGISRGTLRTKLRRYFDDKYVGTRD, encoded by the coding sequence ATGACAACAATCAGTAATGAAGTCGGAGATAATACTGCATCATCATCGTTAGCAGCTAGTGTAACTCAGTCTGTGCAGAAATATTTCGCCGAGCTGAAGGGAACTGATCCTGTTGATCTTTATCAGTTTGTTTTAGAAGAGATTGAAACCCCATTATTTCGCGCTGTTATGGAGCATTGTAAATACAATCAATCTCGTGCAGCTGTTATGCTTGGCATAAGTCGTGGTACCTTAAGAACCAAACTACGACGTTATTTTGATGATAAATACGTTGGAACGCGTGATTAA
- a CDS encoding ribose-phosphate pyrophosphokinase, with translation MSTMMIFTGNANPDLAFKIANHLQVPLGQALVGKFSDGETMVEILENVRGKDVFVVQSTCAPANDNLMELLTMSDALRRSSAGRITAVVPYFGYARQDRRVRSARVPITAKVVADMMASVGICRVLTVDLHADQIQGFFYMPVDNVYSTPILLEDVKQQNLSQLMVVSPDVGGVVRARAMAKRLNDAELSIIDKRRTGPNKSEVMHIIGEPAGRNCLIIDDIVDTAGTLCSAAQQLKRHGAMSVRAYITHPVLSGPALNNIIHSELDEVVVTDTIPLSDQAKQCRKIRVVSLAEMLAQAIKRVNVEESVSSMFAE, from the coding sequence ATGTCTACAATGATGATCTTTACTGGCAATGCTAATCCGGATCTTGCTTTCAAGATAGCAAACCATTTACAAGTGCCTCTTGGCCAAGCTTTAGTTGGCAAATTTAGTGATGGCGAGACCATGGTTGAAATATTAGAAAATGTTCGCGGCAAAGATGTTTTTGTCGTGCAATCAACCTGTGCTCCCGCCAATGATAATTTAATGGAATTATTGACGATGTCAGACGCCTTAAGGCGTTCCTCAGCTGGTAGAATAACAGCAGTAGTTCCCTATTTTGGCTATGCTCGACAAGATAGAAGAGTTCGTTCAGCACGTGTACCAATTACGGCGAAAGTTGTTGCTGATATGATGGCTTCCGTTGGTATATGTAGAGTTTTGACGGTTGATTTACATGCAGATCAAATTCAAGGCTTTTTTTATATGCCTGTTGATAATGTTTACTCTACTCCTATCTTACTTGAAGATGTTAAGCAGCAAAATTTGTCTCAACTCATGGTGGTTTCACCTGACGTAGGGGGCGTTGTACGAGCCCGAGCAATGGCAAAACGTTTAAATGATGCAGAGCTTTCGATTATTGATAAAAGACGCACTGGCCCTAACAAATCTGAAGTTATGCATATTATTGGCGAGCCAGCAGGCAGAAATTGCCTTATTATTGATGATATTGTTGATACTGCAGGAACTTTATGCTCTGCTGCACAGCAGCTTAAACGTCATGGCGCTATGAGTGTCCGAGCTTATATTACCCATCCTGTTCTTTCTGGACCAGCTTTAAACAACATTATTCACTCTGAACTTGATGAAGTTGTTGTTACAGATACCATTCCTTTATCGGATCAAGCAAAACAATGTCGCAAAATTCGCGTGGTTAGCTTAGCAGAAATGTTAGCTCAGGCAATCAAGCGGGTAAATGTTGAAGAATCTGTAAGTTCTATGTTTGCTGAATAA